Proteins encoded by one window of Epinephelus moara isolate mb chromosome 18, YSFRI_EMoa_1.0, whole genome shotgun sequence:
- the gh1 gene encoding somatotropin, whose translation MDRVVLLLSVVSLGVSSQPITDGQRLFSIAVSRVQHLHLLAQRLFSDFESTLQTEEQRQLNKIFLQDFCNSDYIISPIDKHETQRSSVLKLLSISYRLVESWEFPSRSLSGGSAPRNQISPKLSELKTGILLLIRANQDGAEVFPDSSALQLAPYGNYYQSLGADESLRRTYELLACFKKDMHKVETYLTVAKCRLSPEANCTL comes from the exons ATGGACCGAG tcgTCCTCCTGCTGTCAGTAGTGTCTCTGGGTGTTtcctctcagccaatcacagacgGCCAGCGCCTGTTCTCCATCGCCGTCAGCAGAGTTCAACATCTCCACCTGCTTGCTCAGAGACTCTTCTCCGACTTT GAGAGCACTCTGCAGACGGAGGAGCAGCGACAGCTAAACAAGATCTTCCTGCAGGACTTCTGTAACTCTGATTACATCATCAGCCCCATCGACAAGCACGAGACGCAGCGCAGCTCC GTGTTGAAGCTGTTGTCGATCTCCTATCGGTTGGTGGAGTCCTGGGAGTTCCCCAGTCGGTCCCTGTCCGGAGGTTCTGCTCCCAGAAACCAGATTTCTCCCAAACTGTCTGAATTGAAGACCGGGATCCTGCTGCTGATCAgg GCCAATCAGGACGGAGCTGAGGTCTTCCCTGACAGCTCCGCCCTCCAGTTGGCTCCTTATGGGAACTATTATCAGAGTCTGGGCGCCGACGAGTCGCTGCGACGAACGTACGAACTGCTGGCGTGTTTCAAGAAAGACATGCAcaag